The genome window GCTGGCATTTCCCGCCAACGGCGCAGCGAATGCAAGTTTGTTCGGGTCTTTGAGATCGACACCAATGTTGCTCGCCCCCGTGGCGGTCGGGCTGACCTTGAAGCTGTCACCGGCAGCGACCGGCCCCTTGCCATTCAAGGCCAGGGTGAACCCGTCGATCACCGGCGGCGGCGTGGTGGTGGTGTCGAACGAGCCCATGGCTTTGCCATCGGAACGCACCACGTTGTACTGGTTGCCGCTGGTAAAGGTGACTTTGTAGTCGAAGGTCGACAGCTTGCTGCTGTCGGCAATTGTCACGTTCAGGTTGCCGGAGCCTGCGCTGTTGCCCGAGGCGGCCTGGCTACGCTGAGCAATCGCTGCGGCACTGTTGATGTCGCTGAACAGCGAAGAACCGAAATCGCTATTGAGGTCCAAACCCTGACCCAACTGGCTGTTGACGCTGTCCGCCGTGGCGATGGCAATGCGGCCCAGGTCGTTGATGGCCGGCATCAGCGCATCACTGCGGTAACGCAACAAGCCGCCAATGCTGCCGCCGGAAACCACATTACCGATGTCCATGGGTGTGTCGCCCATGTTCAGCTGGATAGTGTACTGGCTGTTGTCGGTCTTGCTGGGCACGGCTGAAATCGTGTTGGCGACATTACCCTCGACGAGCGACTGACCGGTGCCGGTGGTGATGCTGACCTGGCCGTTCTTCTCGGTGGCCGTGACACCAATCAGTTCGTTGAGCGAACGTACCGCCTCGTTACGCGCATCCAGCAGATTGGCCGGCGCGGTGGTCGAGGTGCCCTGGGCCTGGGAAATCTGCCCGTTCAGCGACGCAATCGACGACGTCAGCTTGTTGACCTGATCGCTCATGGTGGTCAACTGGGCGTTGATGCCTTCTTTCTGCTGAGTCAATTGCGTGGAAATCGCGTTGAAACGGTTGCTCAAGGTCTGAGCGCTGGTCACCAGCAGTTGGCGTGCGGACACATCGCTGGGGTTTGCCGCGGCAGTCTGCAGGGAGGCAAAAAACGCGCTGAGCACCGCAGACATGCCGGTGGACTTGTCCGACAGGGTCTTGTCAATCGCAGCGGCCTGGCCTGCATAGGCAGTGGCATCGCTATTGAGCGCCGTGCTGCTCTGATAGGCGGCGCCCAAAAAATCGTTATAAATGCGGCGCACATCCGCCAGCGTGGTGCCGCTGCCGATAAACACACCGCCATAGGGGTTGCTGGCATTGGCGTTCTGAGTGGTCTGCTGACGCGAGTATCCCGGGGTGTTGACGTTGGCAATGTTGTTACTCAAGACCGACAGCGATCCTTGAGCGGCGTTGAGCCCTGACATCCCGATACTGAGCAAACTCATGATTCAGACCTTATAAATGTGTGGTAGCG of Pseudomonas fluorescens contains these proteins:
- the flgK gene encoding flagellar hook-associated protein FlgK, coding for MSLLSIGMSGLNAAQGSLSVLSNNIANVNTPGYSRQQTTQNANASNPYGGVFIGSGTTLADVRRIYNDFLGAAYQSSTALNSDATAYAGQAAAIDKTLSDKSTGMSAVLSAFFASLQTAAANPSDVSARQLLVTSAQTLSNRFNAISTQLTQQKEGINAQLTTMSDQVNKLTSSIASLNGQISQAQGTSTTAPANLLDARNEAVRSLNELIGVTATEKNGQVSITTGTGQSLVEGNVANTISAVPSKTDNSQYTIQLNMGDTPMDIGNVVSGGSIGGLLRYRSDALMPAINDLGRIAIATADSVNSQLGQGLDLNSDFGSSLFSDINSAAAIAQRSQAASGNSAGSGNLNVTIADSSKLSTFDYKVTFTSGNQYNVVRSDGKAMGSFDTTTTPPPVIDGFTLALNGKGPVAAGDSFKVSPTATGASNIGVDLKDPNKLAFAAPLAGNASKTNTGTGAFTQPTLTVPIDINGGAATAQLRAGIENSMPVKMVFGKPAADGTQSYTVNDAQGNAIGTGSIIPGQGNKVTVNVPMRDATGTLIPGKSFSFDTTVSGAPANGDSTTFSFNSGATSDGRNAQQLLGLQTKATVGAVDGNAGVSLVSANSRLVSQVGSKAAQANTDSTATGALLAANKAASNSVSQVNLDEEAGDMIKFQQYYTASSQIIKAAQETFSTLINAL